From the Oceanobacillus kimchii X50 genome, the window ACATATGGATAGATCGTTGTAATAATGCTGGAATTGGATTTACGGTAACATATACGTGATAAAGTGAATATAGAATCGCAAGCAATGTAATTATTAAAGCAATTTTCTTATTAGTGATGTTGCGTACTCTGGATTCACTATCAAATTTCTCTAATATATGTTGTGTGGAAGTACTACGCCCATCCTTTATTGTTTCCTGTTGTATCTCACTCATAAAATTTCCCCTTCCCAAACTTTCCATATAAACAGTTCTTTTACAGTCAACACTACATTATTATAATTTTCTGTTAATTTGTATAAATGAACATCCTTTTTATCAGTGGATAAAGTCGTTTTCACATTTTCCGAAACTGCTATATTTAGTTCTTTATAGCTTACATCCATTTTCATATGTATATAACCATCTGAAGATGGTATAACTTCCCCTTGTGCAGGCACGCCAGCACCAAAAGTCTTAAAATATGTTTCTATTAAACTTAATTTATTTTCATTAATTTTGTATACTTCAACCCATTCTTCTTTTTCTACAGAATGAATCCATTTCAATTCAAACTCTCTATCATGAATATAATAACTTCTCCCATCAATTCCTACTTCAACCACAGTAACTTTGTTGAAGAGGAAAAATAGGAGTACAACCGTAATTGCACCCCCTACAATCCACTTATTTTTGCTCTTCATAATAACGCTCAGCACCAGGGTGTAAAGGAGCAACATGTCCTTCTTGCGCAGCTTCTAATGAAATCTCTGTTGCAGCTTGATGTGAATTACCTAATGTCTCTAAACTTTCAAAGAATGTTTTGGTTAATTGGTATACATCGTCTTCACTCATATCCGCATGAACAACTAAAGCATTCATAATTGCGGCTGTAGGAACTGGTTCCGCATTACCATATGTATCCGCAGGAATTTCTAAAGATACAAAATAAGAAGCATCTTGTGCGATCGACTCTACATCTTCAGGATTTATTTTCACTAGACGAATATCTAATGTTTCCGATAATTCCATTAACGAAGCATTAGGAAGTCCACTTGTTAAAAACGCAGCATCTAATTGACCTGCACGTAAACCATCAGCCGCTTCTGCATAACCCAGATAATCTACTTCAATATCATCATATGTGATACCGTGCCCATTTAGTAAAGTTCGCGCATTAACTTCTACACCAGAATTTTGGTCACCAACAGCGATTCGCTTCCCTTTTAAATCTTCAAATGTTTCAATTCCTGAATCAGCAGTTGTCACAATTTGAACATAATTAGGATATAACGATGCAATTTGATTTACTTTTTCAACGGGTTGCTCAAAACTTACTTCTCCTGCAATAGCTTGACTCACAACATCACTCATGGTAAATGCCATTTCTATCTTATCTTGTTCCATCAGGTTTACATTTTCAACGGATGCTCCTGTTGTTTGAGTTCTCGAGTTGATACCATAAACACTACTATATTCTTCAGCTAGTGTGGTACCTATAATATTATAAGGACCAGATGAACCACCTGTAGCTATTGTGACGATATTTGTTTCTAAACTTTCTCCTGATTCACCTTCTGCATCTTCACTATCTCCTCCACATGCAGTAATAATAGGTATCAATAATAATAGTAATAATATTGCCCAATTTCTTTTCATTTCCCTTCCCCCTTATTTCTTTTATTAATTAAGCGTTTTCATTAGTTATATTAATTTAATTTTTCAGTAAAGTCAATATAGTGACATTTTTACTGAAAATAGGTTATACAAAAGTAAAAGTATATATGTTGTCATGAAACGTTCAAAATACAATAATAAATATATGCTATACTCAATAATAGAATTTATTGTTTGAAATAATTTGTTGGAGGTAAAGTTATGATGAAATACAAAGCACTAATTTTTGTATCCGTTTTATTTATCTTCCTCACAGCATGTTCTCAAAATGAGGAAGATACGAATACAAACGATGAGAATTTAGATGATGTTGTTCCCGAACTTACAGTTGACTTTGATATCCCTGAACATGTAGAAAAAGGAGAAACAATTGATTTAACTGCTCATGTTACTTATGGCGATTCCCCTGTTGAAGATGCTGATGAAGTACTTTTCGAAGTGTGGACTCAAGGCAATAATGACCAAAGTGTTGAATTGGAGGGAAAGCATCAGGAAAACGGTACTTATACTGCGACTTTTACATTTGAAGAAGAAGAGGTATATGAAATGTATGCACATACTACTGCAGAAGCCATACATAGTATGCCGTTTAAGACAGTGATTGTAGGAAATGCAACTCCATCAGAAGAAGACAAGCATAACGAAATGGACCACGAACACCATCAAGAGGGACACGAATCGGAGAATCATGACGATCATGAATAATAGGTGAGGAATTGAAAAATAGCTTTATCACATAAAGAAATATACAACACTTTCACGGGCTGAATGATTATATGAGATATGAGATCTTAGAAATTAGAACTCTAAAACGCTCATCAACCGCCCGGGGAAAGTGGAGTATATTTTTTTGTTTACCCATAACTTAAATCGGTTCGTCTACCTCCAATGAAATTCATGCATGGAATTGTCTCAATTTGCTTCAATTAATTATCAGTTCTATCAGGATATTTTATTTTACTGATTTAAATTCATAATACGATATTTTATGTGAGATCCGAATGTTCACTGTTTTGATTTTCAATACAGATGGACGCTTTATAGCAGGCACCGGTTTTTAGCTAATTTGAAAAGAAGGACCCTTTTCAGTGGATCTTAAAGTTCCTTAATCTGAGCAGGAGTCGCCGTCTTCATTACAATCATAGCCAAGTAGGAACATTATTATTTGACTATCACCAAAATATTCGTTTTTTAAATGGAAATTGACTCTAATATTTCATCTTCGGATCTAGTGCATCTCGTAAGCCATCTCCAATTAGATTAAAGGCTAAAACAACTAACATTATACAAAGACCTGGTGCAATTAATGTCCACGGTGCTAACTGAAGAAATGCTCTACCGTCAGCAAGCATTCTTCCCCATTCCGGAGTAGGGTGTTGTGCCCCTAACCCAAGAAATCCTAAAGCAGCAGCTTCTATAATGGCAGTCCCAAAACTCAACGTAGCTTGTACGATAATAGGAGCTGTGCTGTTCGGTAGAATATGTTGAAAAATAATTCTACCATTCTTCATTCCCTGAGCACGTGCAGCCATAATATATTCTTCCTCACGTAAACTAATTACTTTTGATCTTACTAATCTACCGAAAATAGGAATGTTGACGATGGCAATAGCCACTAAAGCATTTTCTAGCGATGGACCCAAAATCGCTACAATCGCTATTGCTAATAGAATACTAGGAAACGCAAGTAAAATATCAAAAATACGAGATATAATCATATCAATCCATTTCCCAAAAAATCCCGCTACAATACCAAGTAAAGTTCCAAAAAAAAGCGCACCCGTAACAGCATAAAAACCTACCTGTAGTGAAACAGAAGCCCCGTATATAATTCGTGTAGCTATATCTCGACCAATATGATCCGTACCGAGTATGTGTTCATTTGATGGAGGCTGAAGTCTATTCGTAAGGTCTTGTTCTGCATAATCATACGGCGTTAACAAGGGACCTATAATTGCAATTACTAAAAATAGAAACAATATAATAATACCGATCATTGCTAACCGACTTCTAAATAAACTAGAAAGTGTCTCCTTCCAAGGGCTAATTTCTTCTATATGATCTTGTTGTAATTGTCCTACAAGAGATGGATTAGCAGTTTGCTGTTCTGCATGTGAATTTTTGCTCGCCATTATATTCCATCCCCCTTAATAATTAATCCTTGGATCGATTTTCTTATACAGAATATCTACAATTAGATTAATGATGACAAACAAAAATGCAATTACTAAAATACCCGATTGAATAACAGGATAATCTCGGAAACTAATTGCTTCATACACATATCTTCCTATTCCAGGCCAACTAAATATAGTTTCTGTTAATATTGCTCCACCTAATAACACTCCGGTTTGTAGTCCAATAACAGTAATTACAGGGATAATCGCATTTTTTAATGCATGTTTATAAACGACTAAAAATTGTCCTGAACCTTTTGCTCTTACTGTTCTAATATAATCCGATTTCATTACTTCTAACATACTCGATCTGGTCATTCGAGCAATAATTGCCATTGGTATAGTTCCTAAAGCAATACTAGGTAACACTAAATGCTTTAAAATAGTTAATGTACGTTGAAAATCAAGGTGTATTAATGAATCAAGAACATAGAAATGAGTTATGGCGGCTATTGGATCTCTTGGGTTCTGCCTACTATTTGCAGGTAACCACCCGAGTTCTTGTGCAAATACCCATTGTTCCATAAGCGCTAGCCAAAATACTGGCATTGATACCCCTATTAATGCAAACAACATTGCAAGAAAATCAAACCAGGAGTTTTGCTTCCAAGCACTAATAATTCCTGCATTTACTCCGATTACAATCGCAAAAAGCATGGCAAAAAGAGTCAGTTCAAATGTAGCAGCGATATATGGCCAAATTTCGTTTGAAATATCTGCCTTAGTACGTAATGACGTACCTAAATCTCCTTGTACCAAATCACCAAGATAGCGAGTATACTGTACAAGATAAGGTTCATTTAATCCCATAGATTCTTCTAGACTCTTAATTGATTGTTCCGTAGCTGTTTCTCCTAGAATAACCTTAGCTGGATTACCAGGAATTAAATGAACAATGGAAAAGGTTATAATCGTCATCCCGAGCAAAACTGGTATGAGCATTAATAATCTACGACCTATGTATGCTAGCATTTCATCACCTCAGACTATAATGGTTTTCAGTTTGTTCTAAGTATTAAAGGTCCATAGATAATCAAAATAGATGGATATTATTTTTTCTCCCTTATTCCTGCAGTTATTTAGCAAACACAAAACCCCATATGTCTACTTCCTATATCTCCAACTAAATGAAAATGGTAGAGTGCTTGTTCGAATCTAAACATTTTACGTTTATATAGTAAGGAAAAGAGATTGAGACAAAAGTATATACCCAAATAAATACCGAATGAATTTGTTTATAATCCGCCTCAGTAATATACTTTGCTTATCCAACGGCAGCTGGTGAGCGCCCGGATGCTTATGCATCGGGGTCTCGCCTTTGCCTCACTCCCATAGGACAAGGAAGACCTCGACAGCATTGCATCGCACGTAGAAAATCGATTTTTGATTTTCAAGGAGTCTCCGTATATTTCTTACGGTTAATTTAATGATCATTCGTCTTTTTGACCAAAACTTATCGTTGTGTCCCAACCTCTTTCCTTTATTCTCCTAACTGTACTTCTGCTAACGATTCACTCGTTGATGGGTGAGGTACATAATTTTGTACATTTGATGAAATAGCCATGACTGGTGTTGAGTGTACAAGTGTCACCATTGGTGCATCTTCAGATATTAGTTCTTGTGCCTGCATGTATAAATCAGCACGTTCTTCTTGATCAACAGCACGTTTAGCCTGATTCAGTA encodes:
- a CDS encoding DUF1850 domain-containing protein, which codes for MKSKNKWIVGGAITVVLLFFLFNKVTVVEVGIDGRSYYIHDREFELKWIHSVEKEEWVEVYKINENKLSLIETYFKTFGAGVPAQGEVIPSSDGYIHMKMDVSYKELNIAVSENVKTTLSTDKKDVHLYKLTENYNNVVLTVKELFIWKVWEGEIL
- a CDS encoding TAXI family TRAP transporter solute-binding subunit; protein product: MKRNWAILLLLLLIPIITACGGDSEDAEGESGESLETNIVTIATGGSSGPYNIIGTTLAEEYSSVYGINSRTQTTGASVENVNLMEQDKIEMAFTMSDVVSQAIAGEVSFEQPVEKVNQIASLYPNYVQIVTTADSGIETFEDLKGKRIAVGDQNSGVEVNARTLLNGHGITYDDIEVDYLGYAEAADGLRAGQLDAAFLTSGLPNASLMELSETLDIRLVKINPEDVESIAQDASYFVSLEIPADTYGNAEPVPTAAIMNALVVHADMSEDDVYQLTKTFFESLETLGNSHQAATEISLEAAQEGHVAPLHPGAERYYEEQK
- a CDS encoding FixH family protein; this encodes MMKYKALIFVSVLFIFLTACSQNEEDTNTNDENLDDVVPELTVDFDIPEHVEKGETIDLTAHVTYGDSPVEDADEVLFEVWTQGNNDQSVELEGKHQENGTYTATFTFEEEEVYEMYAHTTAEAIHSMPFKTVIVGNATPSEEDKHNEMDHEHHQEGHESENHDDHE
- a CDS encoding ABC transporter permease, with amino-acid sequence MASKNSHAEQQTANPSLVGQLQQDHIEEISPWKETLSSLFRSRLAMIGIIILFLFLVIAIIGPLLTPYDYAEQDLTNRLQPPSNEHILGTDHIGRDIATRIIYGASVSLQVGFYAVTGALFFGTLLGIVAGFFGKWIDMIISRIFDILLAFPSILLAIAIVAILGPSLENALVAIAIVNIPIFGRLVRSKVISLREEEYIMAARAQGMKNGRIIFQHILPNSTAPIIVQATLSFGTAIIEAAALGFLGLGAQHPTPEWGRMLADGRAFLQLAPWTLIAPGLCIMLVVLAFNLIGDGLRDALDPKMKY
- a CDS encoding ABC transporter permease translates to MLAYIGRRLLMLIPVLLGMTIITFSIVHLIPGNPAKVILGETATEQSIKSLEESMGLNEPYLVQYTRYLGDLVQGDLGTSLRTKADISNEIWPYIAATFELTLFAMLFAIVIGVNAGIISAWKQNSWFDFLAMLFALIGVSMPVFWLALMEQWVFAQELGWLPANSRQNPRDPIAAITHFYVLDSLIHLDFQRTLTILKHLVLPSIALGTIPMAIIARMTRSSMLEVMKSDYIRTVRAKGSGQFLVVYKHALKNAIIPVITVIGLQTGVLLGGAILTETIFSWPGIGRYVYEAISFRDYPVIQSGILVIAFLFVIINLIVDILYKKIDPRINY